One genomic window of [Clostridium] scindens ATCC 35704 includes the following:
- a CDS encoding ABC transporter substrate-binding protein yields the protein MKKKKLISLLLAATCIGSMALTGCGEKEKGGGKEADNELPTVTFTHGYYQDETEWAPAAEMRKIYEEFAEMHKDEFNFVIKADQSGAEGIYNTALNDLSAGEFYDIADFGGWDITDAAASADMIMDLKPYLDKDEDLKAGVGVCYDQNLTEDGKIYTVREQIEGVGFWYNQALFDKAGATTPDKWTSWADFDEAVDKLSDAGISPFSLNAGWPTNILAAGYSQRDEDSRKFYANGGSAKSFDDPTFIGTMDFLQNNVLQKIDAAHFGPGGDDDNQYTEDFISGDSAMLFNGVWATGDFADCEAGIENIKPAVFPTNDGKTAGLLSGGCGYVVSDKLTDEQKKICIEFIKYMTSPEIAARIVENGIGMVPSTALDYDKAAAEVESPEGKLLVQACQTLQNADVQVLGWGNTFGDMEGEIQNKYAGLKDGSKTAEDVAAELDQVLAAE from the coding sequence ATGAAAAAGAAAAAACTGATTAGCTTGCTTCTGGCTGCAACATGCATCGGCTCAATGGCACTTACGGGATGTGGAGAAAAAGAAAAAGGTGGAGGAAAGGAAGCAGATAATGAACTTCCGACAGTTACATTTACACATGGATATTATCAGGATGAAACCGAATGGGCTCCAGCGGCAGAGATGAGAAAGATTTATGAAGAGTTTGCGGAAATGCACAAAGATGAATTTAATTTTGTAATTAAAGCAGACCAGAGTGGGGCAGAGGGAATTTACAATACTGCACTCAATGATTTAAGTGCAGGAGAGTTTTATGATATTGCGGATTTCGGCGGATGGGATATTACAGATGCTGCTGCGAGTGCAGATATGATTATGGATTTAAAACCCTACTTGGATAAAGATGAAGATCTGAAAGCTGGTGTGGGTGTATGTTATGATCAGAACCTGACGGAAGATGGAAAGATTTATACAGTGAGAGAACAGATTGAAGGAGTAGGATTCTGGTATAATCAAGCGCTGTTTGATAAAGCCGGAGCTACAACACCTGACAAATGGACATCATGGGCAGATTTTGATGAAGCAGTAGACAAATTATCAGATGCTGGAATTTCACCATTTAGTCTTAATGCGGGATGGCCAACAAACATTCTGGCAGCAGGTTATTCACAGCGGGATGAAGATTCAAGAAAGTTCTATGCAAACGGTGGTTCTGCGAAGAGTTTTGATGATCCTACCTTTATTGGTACAATGGATTTCTTACAAAATAATGTTCTTCAAAAAATTGATGCTGCACATTTTGGACCTGGAGGAGATGATGACAACCAATATACAGAAGACTTTATAAGTGGTGATTCCGCAATGCTCTTCAACGGCGTATGGGCAACGGGGGATTTTGCAGATTGTGAAGCAGGAATCGAGAATATCAAACCTGCTGTATTCCCGACAAACGATGGAAAAACAGCTGGGCTTCTTTCAGGAGGCTGTGGTTATGTTGTGTCAGATAAACTGACTGACGAGCAGAAAAAGATTTGTATTGAATTTATCAAATATATGACAAGTCCTGAGATCGCAGCAAGAATTGTTGAAAATGGAATCGGAATGGTTCCAAGTACAGCACTTGATTATGATAAAGCAGCGGCAGAAGTAGAGAGTCCGGAAGGAAAACTTCTTGTTCAGGCTTGCCAGACACTACAAAATGCAGATGTTCAGGTGCTTGGCTGGGGAAATACCTTTGGTGATATGGAAGGCGAGATTCAGAATAAATATGCAGGACTTAAAGATGGTTCCAAGACAGCGGAAGATGTAGCAGCAGAATTGGATCAGGTACTTGCGGCTGAGTAA
- a CDS encoding carbohydrate ABC transporter permease, with translation MFDNYIKMFTMDKNFQMALLNSLKWVALTLIIQVPWAVVVSLVLSKKERGWRFTRNMFVIPNIISTAAIGLIFLNLYSPSRGVITEICNWFMPGSDVSVLADEKWAFWGVTFAFILFGGSSCLLLLTQIFSIDTAIYEAAKVDGASGLQIDLKITLPLLKPMIGTVAVIAANYGLLLYNEIALISGGGPDNATYSLSYYVYKTALGSERLNFARGNAAGVIQILLGILLVGTINKMFHSRKTNY, from the coding sequence ATGTTTGATAATTATATCAAGATGTTCACGATGGATAAAAATTTCCAGATGGCGTTATTGAATTCTTTAAAATGGGTAGCATTGACTCTTATAATACAGGTACCTTGGGCAGTAGTAGTTTCTCTAGTGTTGTCGAAAAAAGAGAGAGGCTGGAGATTTACACGAAATATGTTTGTAATACCAAACATTATTTCAACAGCAGCAATTGGGTTAATTTTTTTAAATTTATATAGTCCGTCAAGAGGAGTAATTACAGAGATATGTAATTGGTTTATGCCAGGAAGCGATGTAAGTGTATTAGCAGACGAAAAATGGGCTTTTTGGGGAGTGACATTTGCGTTTATACTATTTGGAGGATCTTCTTGTTTACTATTGCTTACACAGATATTTTCTATTGATACGGCAATCTATGAAGCGGCAAAGGTGGACGGGGCAAGCGGACTACAGATTGATCTGAAAATTACTCTTCCATTACTCAAACCAATGATTGGTACAGTAGCGGTGATTGCAGCTAACTATGGACTTTTACTCTATAATGAAATTGCATTAATTAGTGGAGGCGGGCCGGATAACGCAACATATAGCTTGAGTTATTATGTTTATAAAACAGCGCTCGGAAGTGAGAGGCTAAATTTTGCAAGAGGAAATGCAGCAGGTGTGATCCAGATACTTCTTGGTATTTTATTGGTGGGTACGATTAATAAGATGTTCCATAGCAGAAAGACTAACTATTAA
- a CDS encoding HAD family hydrolase, giving the protein MQYKAIFFDWDGTAVKSRKEPVDSVVELMKKLLSKDVKMIIISGTTYDKIADGKLHEYFTKQELGNLYLGLGRGAHNYSFKEGKPLLHKEFLPSQEEKLKIHGSVFLLHQHLLREYGLDSDIVFTRPNYCKLDLMVNHDRSDNLFLQEGETEMLQDILHKHGIREGLIELMKLAEDFGKKNGITIKATTDAKYLEAGLTTKSDNVDYFVENVLKPENINMKECCFWGDEFIYLDKGIPGSDAYMITEKTRIAEFYDVSEIDAERPEEVKRLGGGTMQFHLFLKQQFER; this is encoded by the coding sequence ATGCAGTATAAAGCCATTTTTTTTGATTGGGATGGAACAGCGGTAAAAAGTAGAAAAGAACCCGTGGATTCAGTCGTAGAACTGATGAAAAAATTACTTTCTAAAGATGTGAAGATGATTATTATCAGTGGAACAACATATGACAAGATAGCAGATGGAAAACTACACGAATATTTTACAAAGCAGGAACTTGGCAATCTTTATCTTGGATTGGGACGTGGCGCTCATAATTATTCATTTAAAGAAGGAAAGCCACTGTTGCATAAGGAATTTCTCCCGTCACAAGAAGAAAAATTAAAAATTCATGGGAGTGTATTTTTACTGCATCAACATCTATTGCGAGAGTATGGGTTAGATTCGGACATTGTTTTTACGAGACCAAATTACTGCAAATTGGATTTGATGGTAAACCATGATCGTAGTGATAATTTATTCCTTCAGGAAGGCGAAACTGAAATGCTTCAAGATATTTTGCATAAGCATGGTATAAGAGAAGGGCTTATAGAGCTTATGAAGTTGGCAGAAGATTTTGGAAAGAAAAATGGGATAACAATTAAAGCGACTACGGACGCAAAGTACTTGGAGGCAGGTTTGACGACCAAAAGTGATAATGTGGATTACTTTGTGGAGAATGTATTAAAACCTGAAAACATCAATATGAAAGAATGTTGTTTCTGGGGAGACGAATTCATATATCTGGATAAAGGGATTCCCGGAAGTGATGCTTATATGATTACAGAAAAAACTAGAATTGCTGAATTTTACGATGTCTCAGAAATAGATGCAGAAAGACCGGAGGAGGTGAAAAGATTAGGTGGTGGCACAATGCAGTTTCATCTGTTTTTGAAACAACAGTTTGAAAGATAA
- a CDS encoding glycosyl hydrolase family 65 protein, protein MNWKIEDKEYKKEKIEFIGNKMCIGNGYFGYRGTLEEYGKEQLVACTVSEIFDDNGNGWREPVNVPNGLYTWVEYEEKKLSVLETKIEKHVQELHFDTGIHRRKTVFSTEDGQRITVEAERFASLEDIHLLVMRYQVTADKDLDIKIHTGIDDDIWNINGNHFKNKEYIEKDGVTGMICKTIENTANIAVAEKKQALSPEGKTENLKNGSVIHVNLKKSVPYVMEKYIAICKETDCTDVWEAAVNCCQQAEQKGYDRLKAKQKALWGKRYEKLGIEIEGDEEAEKAVLYSAYLLYSSAPEHTDRVAIPARGLSGQVYKGAMFWDTEIYMLPMFAFCDPKIARNLVMYRVKNLQGAYEKASEYGYEGAFYPWESQETGRDGCTHYNLTDIFTGRKMRTYFRDKQIHISADVVYGLWKYMNVTKDNSILKEGAAEVILECARFFWSYAYYKKGKEQYEFLDVTGADEYHERVNNDAYTNYMIRLTAKATLDVISYLKSKEPEMYKKVMDKLDYWEEEENIRDLYEKIYLPKPNDSLVIEQFDGYLKEEDLSIQELYSRIIKPNEYLGSPCGLAVNTQIIKQADVILLLSLLGSDFTDEVKEKNWSYYEPRTEHGSSLSTCIYALLAAQIGKTEWAYQYLMKAAQIDLTGDYKLYLGDLYIGGTHPAANGGTWMVLTQGFAGLEAEEDGVHFSPHLPEKWRKLKFRFNYGGSRYRVEITKDILKIIGEDAAKELRVTYMGNIYTCSAGSTLKIQMENREGK, encoded by the coding sequence ATGAACTGGAAAATAGAAGATAAAGAATATAAAAAAGAAAAGATAGAATTTATCGGCAATAAGATGTGTATAGGAAACGGCTATTTTGGATACAGAGGAACCTTGGAGGAGTATGGAAAAGAACAGCTTGTTGCATGTACGGTATCAGAAATATTTGATGATAATGGTAACGGCTGGAGGGAACCAGTAAATGTGCCAAACGGACTCTACACTTGGGTAGAATATGAGGAAAAAAAACTTTCCGTGTTAGAAACAAAAATTGAAAAACACGTTCAGGAACTTCACTTTGACACTGGTATACATAGAAGAAAGACCGTGTTTTCGACAGAAGATGGACAAAGAATTACTGTAGAAGCAGAAAGATTTGCTAGTTTAGAAGATATTCATCTTTTGGTGATGAGATATCAAGTGACTGCGGATAAGGATTTGGATATAAAAATACATACTGGAATTGATGATGATATATGGAACATAAATGGAAATCATTTTAAAAACAAAGAATATATAGAAAAAGACGGTGTTACTGGAATGATCTGTAAGACAATTGAGAATACCGCAAATATAGCGGTTGCAGAAAAAAAACAGGCTCTGTCGCCGGAAGGAAAAACCGAAAATCTCAAAAACGGATCGGTTATTCATGTTAATTTGAAAAAAAGTGTTCCTTATGTAATGGAAAAATATATAGCAATATGTAAAGAAACAGACTGTACAGATGTGTGGGAAGCGGCTGTTAATTGTTGTCAACAGGCAGAACAGAAAGGGTATGATAGGCTTAAGGCAAAGCAGAAAGCATTGTGGGGTAAAAGGTATGAAAAACTCGGAATCGAAATAGAAGGCGATGAAGAAGCAGAAAAAGCAGTTCTTTATAGCGCATATCTTCTTTATAGTTCTGCACCAGAGCATACAGACAGAGTGGCGATTCCAGCACGTGGACTCTCGGGGCAGGTATATAAAGGGGCGATGTTTTGGGATACGGAAATATATATGTTACCCATGTTTGCATTTTGTGATCCGAAGATTGCGAGAAATCTCGTGATGTACAGAGTGAAAAATTTGCAGGGAGCTTATGAAAAAGCTTCGGAGTATGGATATGAAGGAGCATTTTATCCGTGGGAGAGTCAGGAAACAGGTAGAGACGGATGTACCCACTATAATCTGACGGATATATTCACCGGACGTAAAATGAGGACTTATTTCCGTGATAAGCAGATACATATCAGTGCGGATGTGGTATACGGACTTTGGAAATACATGAACGTCACAAAAGATAATTCTATTTTGAAGGAAGGAGCAGCGGAAGTTATCTTGGAGTGCGCGCGTTTTTTCTGGTCTTATGCGTACTATAAAAAAGGAAAAGAGCAGTATGAATTCCTTGATGTGACAGGAGCAGATGAATATCACGAGAGAGTAAATAATGATGCCTATACAAATTATATGATCCGTTTAACGGCTAAGGCGACGCTGGATGTAATCAGTTATCTGAAAAGTAAAGAACCGGAAATGTATAAGAAGGTGATGGATAAGCTGGATTATTGGGAAGAAGAAGAGAATATCCGAGATCTTTATGAGAAAATCTATCTGCCTAAGCCAAATGATAGTCTGGTGATTGAGCAGTTCGACGGGTACTTAAAAGAAGAGGATTTATCTATACAAGAACTTTATTCAAGAATTATAAAACCGAACGAATATCTTGGAAGTCCATGTGGTCTGGCCGTCAATACGCAGATCATAAAACAAGCAGATGTAATATTGCTTTTGAGTCTATTAGGAAGTGATTTTACAGATGAGGTGAAAGAGAAAAACTGGAGTTATTATGAGCCTAGGACAGAGCATGGCTCTAGTTTGAGTACCTGTATTTATGCTCTGCTGGCTGCGCAGATAGGAAAAACAGAGTGGGCCTATCAATATTTAATGAAAGCTGCGCAGATTGACTTGACTGGAGACTACAAATTATATCTGGGAGACTTGTATATTGGTGGTACCCATCCCGCGGCAAATGGGGGAACATGGATGGTTTTGACGCAGGGGTTTGCAGGACTGGAAGCAGAAGAAGATGGTGTCCATTTTAGTCCGCATTTGCCTGAAAAGTGGAGAAAATTAAAGTTTCGATTCAACTATGGCGGAAGCAGATATCGTGTGGAAATCACGAAAGATATATTGAAAATAATAGGTGAAGACGCAGCAAAAGAACTCCGGGTGACATATATGGGAAATATATATACATGCTCTGCCGGAAGTACATTAAAAATACAGATGGAGAATCGGGAGGGAAAATAA
- a CDS encoding acyltransferase domain-containing protein — MDLMELCHGIGLSEEAVNKIDVIRQKNKMYEDMKHLFKNNRDEFYKILMSKNDTELSFLYYYCQFACDTYEAYKKRGIEDKIFWDTFLDIRIWSDDYFRKTGKCGLDYYVHDWFWRALELKLFRLGRLEFEEMKADEEIQGTNSCIKKGESVISIHIPEGDPLTPEVCQEALEKAYHWFGKERQYFCHSWLLFPELRKLLPQKSNILLFQDFFDIKKVDYREREAELRIFGEIGLRVIDYAEETSLQKHAKQFLLSGGSLGNGWGILKK; from the coding sequence ATGGATCTGATGGAGTTGTGCCATGGAATAGGACTAAGTGAAGAGGCTGTAAATAAAATAGATGTTATAAGGCAGAAAAATAAAATGTATGAAGACATGAAACATCTTTTCAAAAATAACAGAGACGAATTTTATAAAATACTGATGTCGAAGAACGATACAGAACTGTCTTTTCTATATTATTATTGCCAATTTGCTTGTGATACTTATGAAGCATATAAAAAGAGAGGAATCGAGGATAAAATTTTTTGGGATACTTTTCTTGATATTCGGATTTGGAGTGATGATTATTTCCGCAAGACAGGGAAGTGTGGACTTGATTATTATGTACATGACTGGTTTTGGCGTGCGTTGGAACTAAAACTTTTCAGACTTGGAAGGCTGGAATTTGAGGAGATGAAAGCAGATGAAGAAATTCAGGGAACAAATAGTTGTATCAAGAAAGGGGAATCAGTAATTAGCATACATATACCAGAAGGTGATCCGTTGACTCCGGAGGTATGCCAGGAAGCGCTGGAAAAAGCATATCATTGGTTCGGAAAAGAAAGGCAGTATTTTTGTCATTCTTGGCTTTTATTTCCAGAACTTCGGAAGTTACTTCCTCAAAAATCGAATATTCTTCTTTTTCAGGATTTCTTCGATATTAAAAAAGTGGATTATAGAGAGCGGGAGGCAGAACTGAGGATATTTGGAGAGATTGGGTTACGGGTAATAGATTATGCCGAAGAGACTTCCCTTCAGAAACACGCTAAACAATTCCTGCTTTCAGGTGGAAGCCTTGGGAATGGGTGGGGGATATTAAAAAAGTAG